Genomic segment of Sodalis-like secondary symbiont of Drepanosiphum platanoidis:
TTCCTCCTCTATTACTTTTATATATAGGAATATCACTATAATAATTTATATTATCATTTTTATTACAAGATCTTCCTTGAGTAAAAACTTTAGGATGTTGCACAAACCAAATTTCATCATTTGTATGATAATTACGATTTTTAGTAAAAAAATACATTTTTTTTATAGTTTTAGAATAATATTCTAAACCAAGATTTCTAAAAATTAATAAATTTTTCATAAATTTATTGTACAATATTTTTATAAATTTTACTAAATAAATTAAATTAATTTATATTAATAAATAATTTTTAATAATTTAATTATTAATTATTTTATTTTTTTTAAATAAAATAATTATATTTTTAAATTTTTTATAAAATATTTAAAAAAATTAAAAATTATTTATATAATAAAAATATTATTATTTTTATATAATCATATGATATAATTTTATTTTTTTGATATATTTTATACTAAGGATACAAATAATGAATCGATTTTTTCATTCTCATCATTCAACTTTAAAAAAAACAAAAAGTTTAGTACAATTATTTATAGTACAAGTATATGGATGGATGACATGCGGATTGATTTTAACATCTTTTGTTTCATGGTATACATACCATACTCCATATTTATTAAAATTAATTTTTTATAATAATTATACAACTATTAGTTTAATAATGATTCAAATAATATTAGTAATGATTATTTCTAATAAAATTCAATATCTTAACAGTAAATTAGCAACATTTTTATTTATGTTATATTCTGTTTTAACTGGATTAACTTTATCAAGTATTATAATTTTATATACATATACTTCTATATTTAATGCTTTTATTTCTACTTCTTTTATGTTTGGAATTATGACAATATATGGTTATTTTACAAAAAAAGATTTAAGAAATTTTGAAAGTTTATTATTAATGTCAATTATTGGTATTTTAATAGGATCTATAATAAATTTATTAATGCATAGTAAATTTTTAATGTGGATAATTACTTATTTTAATATAATAACTTTTACATTTCTTGCTGCTTATAATACACAAAAAATTAAATATTTTATAATACAAAATTCTATAAATAATAAAAATCAACTTAAAAAATTTTCTATTTTAGGTGCATTAAATTTATATTTAAATTTTATTAATATATTTTTAATATCATTACGTTTATTTAATAATAAAAAATAAAAATATTATTTATTTTATAAAATTTTTAAATATTTATATATAAATTTAATTATATATATTTTATAAATTTAATTTTTTTAAAAAGAGCCTATTATAAATGGCTCTTTTATTTTTTAAGTTTTTTATAAAAAATTAAAATATTATATTTATTTTCTAAATAAATTTTATTTTTTTTATAAAATTTTAAAAATTATAATAATTAAAATATTTTTTTTAAATATTTTTATTAAACCAATTTTCAAGAATAATAGATGCGGATTCAGAATCTATTTTACTTTTTTTTAAATATTTATATCCTTTTAATTTAAATATTTTAGAACGAGCTTCTATAGTAGTTAATCTTTCATCACATAATTTTATTTTTATTTTAAAATTTCTTTTAATAAAATTTATAAATTTATTAATATATAAATTTATAGAATTTTGTATACTTCCATCCATATTTAATGGTAATCCAATTATAATTATATTTGGATTCCATATATTAAATAATTTTTTTATTTTTTTTATATCAGGAATTCCATGAATTGCTTTTAAACTATTTATAGGTTTAGCAGTACGAGTAATATTTTGTCCAACAGCTACTCCAATATTTTTTGAACCTACATCAAAAGATATGGCATATAATAAAGACATTATGCATGACCTAATTGATTAGAAATTTTATTAATATCTATACCTAAAATTTTTGCTGCTTCTATCCATCTATAAGCAATTGGAGTTTTAAATAAAATATTATTATTAGCAGGAATTGTAAGCCAAGAATTTTCTAATAATTCACGTTCTAATTGACTTGTATTCCATCCAGAATATCCAAGAGCTACTAAAATATTTTTAGGTTCTTTTTTTGTTCCAATACTTTCTAATACATCTTTAGAAGTTGTAATCATAGTATCAGATGATATATTAATACTAGAATTAAATTTATTACATGGAGTATGTAATATAAATCCTCTTTCATCTGATAATGGTCCTCCAGAAAATACTGGATAATTTAATTTAGAATTTAAATTATTTTTAGAAGGTATTATTGATAATTTTTTAATTATATCATTAATTGTAAATTTTTCTAATGGTTTATTAATAATAATACCCATTATATTATCATTGTTATGTTCACAAATATAAATAACCGATTTTTTAAATAAAGGATCTTGTAATAAAGGCATTGCAATAAGAAAATGATGTTGTAAATTCATAATAATATTATTAATAATTTTAAATTGTTATAAAGCATTATTTCTATATATCTAAATATTCTTCAATAGAGTTTAATAACATTTTAGTAATTGATATAGAAGATTCTTTTTCTATTTGACAAATACATGTAGGACTAGTAATGTTAATTTCAGTTAAATAGTTTCCAACTATATCTAATCCAACTAAAAATAATCCATTTTTTTTTAAAAATGGAGATATTGCATTAGAAATTTTCCAATCATTTTTAGATAATTTTTTTACTTTTCCATATCCTCCAGCAGCAATATTTGCTCTTGTTTCTCCACTTTTAGGTATTCTATATAAACAATAAGGAGCTGGTTTTCCGTTAATAATTAAAATTCTTTTATCTCCTAAAGTTATTTCAGGAATATATTTTTGAGCCATACATAATTGTTTACCAAAATTAGTTATTTGCTCAATAATTACTGAAATATTATAATCATTTTTTGTAACTCTAAAAATTGATATACCACCCATTCCATCTAGTGGTTTTATTATAATATCATTATTTTTTTGTAAAAAGTCATATAAAACATCATAAGAACAAGATACAACAGTATTTGGAATATATTTTTCAAACCAAGATATAAATATTTTTTCATTATAATTACGAAGACTACTTGGTTTATTAATAACTAATACTCCTTTATTTTCTACATGTTCTAAAATTTGTGTAACATATATAAATTCATTATTTACTGGAGGATCTTTTCTCATTAAAATTACATCTAAAGTTTCTAAACAAATATCTATTTTTTCATAAAAATTAAACCAATTTTTAGAGTTATTTGTTACATTAATAATTTTTGCTATAGCTTTAGGTGTGCTTTTATATAAATAAATAGAATTTATTTCCATATAATATATTTCATAATTTCTTTTTTGAGCTTGAAGTAAAATTGCTAAACTAGAATCTTTAAAAAAATTAATTGATTTGATAGAATCCATGATAATTCCTAATTTTATCATTATTTTCTCCATTATATTAGAATGAATTAATTTATAATAATTTTAATAAAAGTTTTAATAAAATTTATTTTTATAAAAAATATTTTTTAAAAAATTTATATAAAATATTATATAATTTTTATATTTATAATTTATAGTTATATTATATTTTTTTATAAAAATATATTTAAATATTATTAATAATATTTAAATATATAAAAATTTTTAATTTTTAAATAATAATTTAAAATTTATATAAAATTTTAAAATTAAAAATTAATGTTATATGGAGTTCTTGGAAAAGGTATAGTATCACGAATATTTTTTATACCTGTAATAGTCATTATTAATCTTTCTAAACCTAAACCAAATCCTGAATGAGGAACAGTTCCATAACGTCTTAAATCTCTATACCACCAATAATTTTTTTTACATAACTTAAAACTATTAATTTGTTTATCTAAAAAATCTAAACGTTCTTCTCTTTGAGAACCTCCTACTATTTCTCCAATTCCAGGAGATATTATATCTAAAGAAGCAACAGTTTTATTATCATCATTTAAACGCATATAAAAAGCTTTAATATTTTTAGGAAAATTTTTTATTATTATTGTAGAATTAAAATATTTTTCTGATAAAAAACGTTCATGTTCAGAAAATAAATCTTCACCCCAACGAATATTCTTATTAAATAATTTATAATTTTTTTGTAAAATTTTTATTACTTCAGAATATTCTATTTGAATAAATTTATCATTAATAAATTTATTTAATCTATATATTAAATCAATTTTCCAATATTTTGAAAAGAAATTAATTTCATCCTCTCTTTGATTTAAAATAGATGTAACAAGATATTTTAACATATTTTCAGCAAATAAAATAATTTCATTAAGAGAAACAAAAGCTATTTCTGGTTCAATCATCCAAAATTCAGATAAATGTCTTCTAGTATTAGATTTTTCAGCACGAAACGTTGGTCCAAAAGTATAAACTTTTGATAAAGCGCAAGCATATGATTCTGCATTTAATTGTCCAGAAACTGTTAAAAAAGATTCTTTACCAAAGAAATTATTTTTAATTAAATTTTTATCTTTATAAGATATATTATTTTCATTTAATGTAGATATATTAAACATATTACCTGATCCTTCAGTATCTAAAGAAGTAATTAATGGAGTAGATATCCAATAAAATCCATTTTTATTCATAAAATTATGTATTTCATATGAAAGAGTGTGTCTAATTCTAGAAACAGATCCAATAATACGTGATCTAGGACGTAAATGTGAAAATTTTCTTAAAAAATTCATACTATGTTTTTTAGAAGATATTGGATATGTTTCTGGATTATTTATCCAACCTATAACTTTAATAGAATAAGCTTTAATTTCAATATTTTGTTCTCTTCCAATAGAATTTATTATTATTCCTATAACAGAAACTGAACATCCTGTTGTTAATTTTAATACATCTTTTTTATAATTTTTTATTTTATTATTAACAATAATTTGAATAGAATTTATACAAGATCCATCATATATATTTAAAAAAGAAAATCCTTTTTTAGAATCTCTACGAGTATGAACCCATCCTTTAATAAAAATTTTTTTATTAATTAATGTTTTTTTTTTAAAAATTTCTTTTATAGTTAATATTTTCATAAAAATTCTCTAAATGTTTATATTATTTAAATAGTATTTAAATTTAATTTAAAATTAAAATTTAATGTTTTAAAAAAATATAATTTAATTAATTAAATTATTTTGAAAAAATTTTTAAAAAATATATAATATATTTTTAAAATATTTATTAAAAAATTAATGATTTTATTAAAATAATTTTTTAATAAAATATAAATAATACATATTTATATATGTTATATTTTTATATATATTTAATAATATTATTTTTATTAAATTTTTTAATAAATTAAAATTAAATTTTAATATATTTAAATAATTTTAAAAATTTTAATTAACTTATATATTGAATTTTTTTATAAAAACATAAAATTAAATACTTTAATAAAAATTATATTTTTTAATATTTTAAAAGAATTATATATATTCTATCAAAAAAAAGAAATGTTTGTTATTATAAATAATAAATATAAAATTTTTTAAAATTATTTAAATTTAAAATTAAAAATAAAAAAATAAATAAAATTTTTTTTAAAAATATTAATTAATTTAATCATAATAAATTTTTGTATTGAAAATTTATTTTACTAGGAGAAAAAGATTCCATGTGTTATACAACTTGGTTTTCTTTTTTTATTATTTCTTTTTTTATATCATTATCTCCAGGACCTGGATCTATACAAGCAATGAATTATGGATTAAGTCAAGGTTTAAAAAAAACTAGTTATGCTATTCTTGGACAAGAAATAGCACTTATAATTATTTTAATTACTATTGGATTAAGTACAGGGATAATATTATTATCTAATAAAGCTATATTTT
This window contains:
- a CDS encoding Bax inhibitor-1 family protein, whose amino-acid sequence is MNRFFHSHHSTLKKTKSLVQLFIVQVYGWMTCGLILTSFVSWYTYHTPYLLKLIFYNNYTTISLIMIQIILVMIISNKIQYLNSKLATFLFMLYSVLTGLTLSSIIILYTYTSIFNAFISTSFMFGIMTIYGYFTKKDLRNFESLLLMSIIGILIGSIINLLMHSKFLMWIITYFNIITFTFLAAYNTQKIKYFIIQNSINNKNQLKKFSILGALNLYLNFINIFLISLRLFNNKK
- the ruvX gene encoding Holliday junction resolvase RuvX; this encodes MSLLYAISFDVGSKNIGVAVGQNITRTAKPINSLKAIHGIPDIKKIKKLFNIWNPNIIIIGLPLNMDGSIQNSINLYINKFINFIKRNFKIKIKLCDERLTTIEARSKIFKLKGYKYLKKSKIDSESASIILENWFNKNI
- a CDS encoding YqgE/AlgH family protein, coding for MNLQHHFLIAMPLLQDPLFKKSVIYICEHNNDNIMGIIINKPLEKFTINDIIKKLSIIPSKNNLNSKLNYPVFSGGPLSDERGFILHTPCNKFNSSINISSDTMITTSKDVLESIGTKKEPKNILVALGYSGWNTSQLERELLENSWLTIPANNNILFKTPIAYRWIEAAKILGIDINKISNQLGHA
- the gshB gene encoding glutathione synthase, whose amino-acid sequence is MMEKIMIKLGIIMDSIKSINFFKDSSLAILLQAQKRNYEIYYMEINSIYLYKSTPKAIAKIINVTNNSKNWFNFYEKIDICLETLDVILMRKDPPVNNEFIYVTQILEHVENKGVLVINKPSSLRNYNEKIFISWFEKYIPNTVVSCSYDVLYDFLQKNNDIIIKPLDGMGGISIFRVTKNDYNISVIIEQITNFGKQLCMAQKYIPEITLGDKRILIINGKPAPYCLYRIPKSGETRANIAAGGYGKVKKLSKNDWKISNAISPFLKKNGLFLVGLDIVGNYLTEINITSPTCICQIEKESSISITKMLLNSIEEYLDI
- the asnS gene encoding asparagine--tRNA ligase, giving the protein MKILTIKEIFKKKTLINKKIFIKGWVHTRRDSKKGFSFLNIYDGSCINSIQIIVNNKIKNYKKDVLKLTTGCSVSVIGIIINSIGREQNIEIKAYSIKVIGWINNPETYPISSKKHSMNFLRKFSHLRPRSRIIGSVSRIRHTLSYEIHNFMNKNGFYWISTPLITSLDTEGSGNMFNISTLNENNISYKDKNLIKNNFFGKESFLTVSGQLNAESYACALSKVYTFGPTFRAEKSNTRRHLSEFWMIEPEIAFVSLNEIILFAENMLKYLVTSILNQREDEINFFSKYWKIDLIYRLNKFINDKFIQIEYSEVIKILQKNYKLFNKNIRWGEDLFSEHERFLSEKYFNSTIIIKNFPKNIKAFYMRLNDDNKTVASLDIISPGIGEIVGGSQREERLDFLDKQINSFKLCKKNYWWYRDLRRYGTVPHSGFGLGLERLIMTITGIKNIRDTIPFPRTPYNINF